In a single window of the Buchnera aphidicola (Aphis gossypii) genome:
- the ilvC gene encoding ketol-acid reductoisomerase, translating into MNYFNKLSFREKIEEIKKCRFMKKKEFENKNNILKEKNIVIIGCGSQGLNQGLNMRDSGLNVAFALKNDSILKKNKSWWNAKNNNFTVNNYENLIPNADLVINLTPDKQHQNVVQEVQKLMKPYSCLGYSHGFNIVECNEKIRKDITVIMVAPKCPGTEVREEFKRGFGVPTLIAVHPNNDPKKIGLEIAKAWAFSTGGHRAGVLESSFVAEVKSDLMGEQTILCGMLQTASLICYEKLIADGHKSDYSGKLIQYGWETITESLKHGGITLMMDRLTNQSKIRAFKLAEKIKKILIPLFDKHMDNIISGEFSHEMMNDWKHNDEKLLNWRNNTKKTNFEKAPICSKKIREQEYYDHGTVMVSIIKAGIELAFETMLKSGIKSESAYYESLHELPLIANTIARKRLYEMNIVISDTAEYGSYLFSESAYPILKNIIMSLKRSDLGESLDDTTIDNVELYKVNEQIRNHPIEIIGFKLRNYMKEMKKISVGE; encoded by the coding sequence ATGAATTATTTTAATAAATTATCTTTTCGTGAAAAGATCGAAGAAATTAAAAAATGTCGTTTTATGAAAAAAAAAGAATTTGAAAATAAAAACAACATTTTAAAAGAAAAAAATATTGTTATTATAGGTTGCGGATCTCAAGGTTTAAACCAAGGTTTAAATATGAGAGACTCAGGATTAAATGTAGCTTTTGCATTAAAAAATGATAGTATTTTAAAAAAAAATAAATCTTGGTGGAATGCTAAAAACAATAATTTTACAGTAAACAATTATGAAAACTTAATTCCAAATGCTGATCTTGTTATTAATTTAACACCTGACAAACAACATCAAAATGTAGTTCAAGAAGTTCAAAAATTGATGAAACCATATTCATGTTTAGGTTATTCTCATGGTTTTAATATTGTAGAATGTAATGAAAAAATAAGAAAAGACATTACAGTTATTATGGTAGCACCAAAATGCCCTGGAACAGAAGTCCGAGAAGAATTTAAAAGAGGTTTTGGAGTTCCTACATTAATTGCTGTTCATCCAAATAATGATCCTAAAAAGATTGGTTTAGAAATTGCTAAAGCATGGGCTTTTTCGACGGGTGGTCATCGTGCTGGAGTTTTAGAATCATCATTTGTAGCTGAAGTAAAATCAGATTTAATGGGAGAACAAACAATCTTATGCGGAATGTTACAAACAGCATCATTAATATGTTACGAGAAATTAATTGCAGATGGCCATAAATCTGATTATTCAGGAAAATTAATACAATATGGATGGGAAACAATTACTGAATCGTTGAAACATGGAGGTATAACATTAATGATGGATCGACTGACAAATCAATCTAAAATAAGAGCTTTTAAATTAGCTGAAAAAATAAAAAAAATATTAATACCATTATTTGACAAGCACATGGATAATATTATTTCAGGTGAATTTTCTCATGAAATGATGAATGATTGGAAACACAATGATGAAAAATTATTAAATTGGCGTAATAATACAAAAAAAACAAATTTTGAAAAAGCTCCTATTTGCTCAAAAAAAATACGTGAACAAGAATACTATGATCATGGTACAGTAATGGTTTCAATAATAAAAGCAGGAATTGAATTAGCTTTTGAAACAATGTTGAAATCAGGTATTAAAAGCGAATCAGCTTATTATGAATCTTTACATGAACTACCATTAATCGCAAACACAATCGCAAGAAAAAGACTATATGAAATGAATATAGTAATTTCAGATACTGCTGAATATGGTAGTTATTTATTTTCTGAATCAGCTTATCCTATCTTGAAAAATATTATAATGAGTCTTAAAAGATCTGATTTAGGCGAATCATTAGATGATACTACAATAGATAATGTTGAATTATATAAAGTCAACGAACAAATACGAAATCATCCAATTGAAATTATTGGTTTTAAACTAAGAAA
- a CDS encoding IscS subfamily cysteine desulfurase, which translates to MKTPIYLDYAATTPVDYQVAKKMMNYLTIDGMFGNPASRSHKFGWEAEEVVDVARNQISDLIGADSREIIFTSGATEANNLAIKGIALFHKKKGNHIITSKTEHKSVLDSCRYLESEGFSVTYLTPKNNGIIDLNDLKKHIKKNTILVSIMHVNNETGIIQDIKSISEICRSRDVFFHVDATQSVGKINVNIKNSFIDLMSFSAHKLYGPKGIGGLYVRRKPRVRLLASLHGGGHERGIRAGTLPVHQIVGMGEAFELARKKIKDDLTHLNNLRNDLWNGIKNIEEVYLNSDLKQGAPHILNVSFNYVEGESLIMSLKDLAISSGSACTSSSLEPSYVLRALGIKDELAHSSIRFSIGRFTTKEEIQHTIQLVHKSISKLRELSPLWEMFKSGVDLNSIEWDHS; encoded by the coding sequence ATGAAAACTCCAATTTATTTAGATTATGCAGCCACTACTCCAGTAGATTATCAAGTTGCTAAAAAAATGATGAATTATTTAACAATTGATGGAATGTTTGGAAATCCGGCTTCTCGGTCACATAAATTCGGTTGGGAAGCTGAAGAGGTAGTTGATGTTGCTCGTAATCAAATATCTGATTTGATTGGAGCAGATTCACGCGAAATTATATTTACTTCTGGTGCTACTGAAGCAAATAATTTAGCTATTAAGGGTATTGCTTTGTTTCATAAAAAAAAAGGCAATCACATTATTACAAGTAAGACGGAACATAAATCAGTATTAGATTCCTGTAGATATTTAGAGAGCGAAGGTTTCTCTGTAACTTATTTGACCCCTAAAAATAATGGGATCATTGATTTAAATGATTTAAAAAAACATATAAAGAAGAATACTATATTAGTTTCCATTATGCATGTAAATAATGAAACTGGAATTATACAAGATATAAAAAGTATATCTGAAATTTGTAGATCTCGTGATGTTTTTTTTCATGTAGATGCAACGCAAAGTGTAGGTAAAATTAATGTTAATATAAAAAATTCATTTATAGATTTGATGTCTTTTTCAGCTCATAAATTATATGGACCAAAAGGTATTGGTGGTCTATATGTTCGTCGAAAACCTCGAGTTCGTTTGTTAGCATCTTTACATGGAGGTGGTCATGAAAGAGGAATAAGAGCTGGAACTTTACCAGTACATCAAATTGTTGGTATGGGAGAAGCTTTTGAATTAGCGAGAAAAAAAATAAAAGATGATCTTACACATTTAAATAATTTAAGAAATGATTTATGGAATGGAATTAAAAATATTGAAGAAGTTTATTTAAATAGTGATTTAAAGCAAGGAGCTCCTCATATATTAAACGTTAGTTTTAATTATGTTGAAGGTGAATCATTGATTATGTCATTAAAAGATTTAGCTATTTCTTCTGGTTCAGCATGCACTTCATCTAGTTTAGAGCCTTCTTATGTACTAAGAGCTTTAGGAATAAAAGATGAATTAGCACATAGCTCAATTCGTTTTTCTATTGGGAGATTTACAACAAAAGAAGAAATTCAACATACAATACAATTAGTTCATAAATCTATTTCTAAACTTCGGGAGCTTTCACCGTTATGGGAAATGTTTAAATCAGGAGTTGATTTAAACAGTATAGAGTGGGATCATAGTTAA
- the ilvD gene encoding dihydroxy-acid dehydratase: MPKYRSFTTTQGRNMSGARSLWRATGMNDEDFKKPIIAIVNSFSQFVPGHIHLQEVAQIISKEIAKSGGVPKEFNTIAIDDGIAMGHSGMLYSLPSRELIADSIEYVINAHCVDAMICVSNCDKITPGMFMAAMRLNIPSVFISGGPMEAGKTKIKEKIEKIDLVDAIIHGGNPNNSDDFIKNIELSSCPTCGSCSGMFTANSMNCLMEAIGLSLPGNGTLLATHVDRKKLFQQSAQIIVKITKDYYENDKKQFLPRNIANKESFENAMMLDIAMGGSTNTILHLLAASNEGSIDFKMSNIDRLSKNTPHICKVSPSTKLYHVEDVHRAGGVMGILGELNRFNLLNNQTKNILGLTLKETIDNYDILSTKKNNIIKMFHAGPGGVRTVKPFSQNFRWNELDTNRITGCIRSCENAYSKEGGLSVLYGNLAKNGCIIKTASVKKENYIFSGIAKVYESQEEAVKSILEGQVYPGDVIVIRYEGPKGGPGMQEMLYPTTYLKSMKLDEKCALITDGRFSGGTSGLSIGHISPEAANKGIIALIQNGDNIKINIYEKKIHLNITEKEIENRMKKEELKGDKAFKPLNRKRKISLALQYYASCATSADTGAIRDKKKLFNL, encoded by the coding sequence ATGCCTAAATACCGTTCTTTTACAACAACACAAGGAAGAAATATGTCTGGAGCTAGGTCTTTATGGCGAGCTACTGGAATGAACGATGAAGACTTTAAAAAACCCATTATCGCCATAGTTAATTCTTTTTCTCAGTTTGTTCCAGGTCATATTCATTTACAAGAAGTAGCTCAAATTATTTCAAAAGAAATTGCAAAATCAGGTGGTGTACCTAAAGAATTTAATACTATTGCTATAGATGACGGAATAGCAATGGGTCATTCAGGAATGTTATATTCTTTACCTTCTCGCGAATTGATTGCAGATTCTATAGAATATGTAATTAATGCGCACTGTGTAGATGCAATGATATGCGTTTCTAATTGCGATAAAATTACACCTGGAATGTTCATGGCTGCAATGCGATTAAATATACCTTCAGTTTTCATCTCAGGTGGGCCAATGGAGGCAGGTAAAACAAAAATCAAAGAGAAAATAGAAAAAATTGACTTAGTTGATGCAATTATTCACGGAGGTAATCCTAATAATTCAGATGATTTCATAAAAAATATTGAATTATCTTCTTGTCCTACGTGCGGATCTTGCTCAGGTATGTTTACTGCAAACTCTATGAATTGTTTAATGGAAGCAATAGGTTTATCATTGCCGGGGAATGGAACATTGTTAGCTACTCATGTTGATAGAAAAAAATTATTCCAACAATCAGCTCAAATAATAGTAAAAATTACAAAAGATTATTATGAAAATGATAAAAAACAATTTTTACCTAGAAACATTGCAAATAAAGAATCTTTTGAAAACGCAATGATGTTAGATATTGCTATGGGTGGATCCACTAATACTATATTGCATTTATTAGCAGCATCAAATGAAGGAAGTATTGATTTTAAGATGTCTAACATTGACAGACTTTCAAAAAATACCCCACATATTTGTAAAGTTTCTCCAAGTACAAAATTATATCATGTAGAAGATGTCCACCGAGCAGGCGGTGTTATGGGTATATTAGGAGAATTAAATCGTTTTAATTTATTAAATAATCAAACTAAAAATATATTAGGATTGACTTTAAAAGAAACAATAGATAATTATGATATTTTATCTACAAAAAAAAATAATATAATAAAAATGTTTCATGCAGGACCTGGTGGTGTACGAACAGTTAAACCATTTTCACAAAATTTTAGATGGAATGAACTAGATACAAACCGTATCACAGGTTGTATTCGATCTTGTGAAAATGCTTACAGCAAGGAAGGTGGTCTATCTGTTTTATATGGTAATTTAGCAAAAAATGGTTGTATAATAAAAACTGCTAGTGTAAAAAAAGAAAATTACATTTTTTCTGGTATTGCAAAAGTATACGAAAGTCAAGAGGAAGCAGTGAAATCAATATTAGAAGGCCAAGTTTATCCTGGAGATGTAATAGTTATTCGATATGAAGGACCAAAAGGAGGTCCTGGTATGCAGGAAATGCTATATCCAACAACATATTTAAAATCTATGAAATTAGATGAAAAATGTGCATTAATTACTGATGGTAGATTTTCTGGAGGAACATCAGGATTATCAATAGGACATATCTCTCCGGAAGCTGCAAATAAAGGAATAATAGCATTAATTCAAAATGGAGATAATATTAAAATTAATATTTATGAAAAAAAAATTCATTTAAATATCACTGAAAAAGAAATTGAAAATCGTATGAAAAAAGAGGAATTAAAAGGTGATAAAGCATTTAAGCCATTAAATAGAAAGAGAAAAATTTCATTAGCCCTGCAATATTATGCTTCTTGTGCAACTAGCGCAGATACTGGTGCAATAAGAGACAAAAAAAAATTATTTAATCTTTAA
- the iscU gene encoding Fe-S cluster assembly scaffold IscU yields the protein MAYSKKVMDHYENPRNVGSFSNTDINVGSGLVGAPACGDVMKLQIKVNSKGIIEDACFKTYGCGSAIASSSLATEWIKGKSIKEAESIKNTSIVEELELPPVKIHCSILAEDAIKAAIADYKNKKNRE from the coding sequence ATGGCATATAGCAAAAAAGTTATGGATCATTATGAAAATCCTCGAAATGTTGGTTCTTTTTCTAATACAGACATTAACGTGGGAAGTGGTTTAGTCGGTGCACCTGCTTGTGGTGACGTTATGAAATTACAAATTAAAGTTAATTCAAAAGGTATTATTGAAGATGCTTGTTTCAAAACATATGGTTGTGGTTCTGCCATTGCTTCTAGTTCACTTGCAACAGAATGGATAAAAGGAAAATCAATAAAGGAAGCGGAATCTATTAAGAATACAAGTATAGTAGAAGAATTAGAACTTCCTCCAGTTAAAATTCATTGTTCAATTTTAGCAGAAGATGCTATTAAAGCGGCGATTGCAGACTATAAAAATAAAAAAAATAGAGAATGA